In one window of Candidatus Poribacteria bacterium DNA:
- a CDS encoding phytanoyl-CoA dioxygenase family protein, with product MVNGYLTEEQRKNWDEQGYLIVKQVLSPEEVRTLLDAVDPVIEDYVRETDGPDTPRFGRGAFTIIRAIERTDALDVLTDHPNIFGTILALMGPYLQIMGTQIYTRHPSDDPLLSFHTDAGPSLQQIHPHPQSLPLQFKVQFFLTDVSKPDSANFMLVPGSQQKPFPEHPEPGFIPEGAIQVLADPGDAVIFPWAQWHSVGPNKTDRIRKSVTFRYGQMWSRPYDYETLPPHVLERMTPRRKRLFGYMGKDYHPTDYFKPHDQLEVILGDEWKL from the coding sequence ATGGTAAACGGATACTTGACAGAGGAACAACGCAAAAACTGGGATGAGCAAGGTTATCTCATTGTGAAACAGGTGCTTTCCCCTGAGGAAGTTCGTACACTTTTGGACGCAGTCGATCCAGTTATTGAAGACTACGTCCGGGAAACAGATGGTCCTGATACCCCCCGATTTGGTCGAGGTGCTTTCACCATCATTCGGGCGATTGAAAGAACAGATGCGCTGGATGTTTTAACGGATCACCCCAACATTTTTGGAACGATTCTCGCGTTGATGGGGCCCTACCTCCAGATTATGGGAACACAGATCTACACGCGACACCCCAGCGATGATCCCTTACTCAGTTTCCATACGGACGCTGGACCCTCACTGCAGCAGATCCATCCGCACCCCCAAAGCCTCCCGCTACAATTCAAGGTTCAATTCTTCCTGACCGATGTATCAAAGCCGGACAGTGCGAATTTCATGCTAGTGCCGGGCAGTCAGCAAAAGCCTTTTCCTGAACACCCTGAACCCGGATTCATCCCGGAGGGAGCGATCCAAGTGCTTGCCGATCCGGGCGATGCCGTCATCTTTCCATGGGCGCAATGGCACTCGGTCGGACCGAATAAAACGGATCGGATTCGGAAAAGCGTCACCTTCCGTTACGGTCAGATGTGGAGCCGTCCTTATGACTACGAAACACTGCCACCGCATGTGCTAGAGCGAATGACGCCTCGCAGGAAACGCTTATTCGGGTATATGGGTAAAGACTATCACCCAACCGATTACTTCAAACCGCATGACCAGTTGGAAGTTATACTCGGTGATGAGTGGAAACTGTAG
- a CDS encoding Gfo/Idh/MocA family oxidoreductase produces the protein MSDVLSVGVIGAGGIARSHMNAIEANDNISLVAVMDVDADRVGAAAADFGASAYTNLEPLLDDARVEAVHVCTPHSLHADQVVAAAAAGKHVLVEKPMALTLADCDRMIDACDRARKILMVGQVMRYYPVNRAIQKMIADGEIGQVGHLIRRRYSYFNPTPAGSDSRHWYLDLEMGGICVLYCFGPHEYDILPWYLNSPVTQVYAQGSESTNLYRGQKDSYTAMMTHENGAVSVLSQTVISHTSAHDQYIVGSEGSMMLAGDKLTVNGQERSVDGSSREGMPNQIREFATCCLENREPDASGHSVRHSMAVIEAAKLSAERNTPVQMSDFDRD, from the coding sequence ATGAGCGACGTACTGTCGGTAGGAGTTATCGGCGCAGGGGGTATTGCCCGATCGCATATGAATGCAATTGAAGCAAACGATAATATCAGCCTAGTTGCGGTTATGGATGTAGACGCTGATCGAGTGGGTGCAGCGGCGGCAGATTTTGGTGCTAGCGCCTATACAAACCTTGAGCCGCTTTTAGATGATGCACGGGTGGAGGCTGTACATGTCTGTACACCTCACTCCTTACACGCCGATCAGGTAGTTGCAGCAGCGGCAGCGGGAAAGCATGTGTTGGTGGAAAAACCTATGGCGTTGACGCTTGCCGATTGTGACCGAATGATTGATGCCTGTGATCGAGCTCGGAAGATTCTGATGGTAGGTCAGGTGATGCGATACTATCCCGTAAACCGTGCAATACAGAAAATGATTGCTGACGGAGAAATCGGGCAGGTGGGACACCTGATACGGCGACGGTACAGCTATTTCAACCCAACACCAGCGGGGAGTGACTCTCGACATTGGTATCTCGATCTGGAAATGGGGGGAATTTGCGTCCTCTACTGCTTTGGGCCACATGAATATGACATCCTGCCCTGGTATCTTAATTCGCCTGTAACGCAGGTCTACGCCCAGGGGTCTGAGAGCACCAATCTGTACCGAGGACAGAAGGACTCCTATACCGCTATGATGACACATGAAAATGGTGCGGTGAGCGTGCTGTCGCAAACTGTTATCTCTCACACCAGCGCCCACGATCAGTACATTGTCGGAAGCGAAGGCTCGATGATGCTAGCAGGCGATAAGTTGACCGTCAATGGACAGGAAAGATCGGTGGATGGGTCGAGCCGAGAAGGTATGCCCAACCAGATCCGGGAGTTTGCGACCTGCTGCCTCGAAAATCGTGAGCCCGACGCAAGTGGACACTCTGTGCGTCATTCGATGGCGGTGATTGAAGCGGCTAAACTGAGTGCTGAACGGAATACGCCGGTACAGATGTCTGACTTTGATAGAGATTAA